From Bradyrhizobium sp. sBnM-33:
CGCAGTCGGACGTGAAGCGGGCTGTCGTGACCCTCGAAGAGGGCCACCGCATCGACGTCACCACCGGACTATAAGGCGACACAGCGATGGCATTGAAAACATACAATCCGACGACGCCGGGCCAGCGCCAACTGGTGATGGTCGACCGTTCGGCGCTCTACAAGGGCAAGCCGGTCAAGGCGCTGACCGAGGGCAAGCTCGGCAACGGCGGCCGCAACAACACCGGCCGCATCACCGTGCGCTTTCGCGGCGGCGGCCACAAGAAGGCCTACCGCTTGGTGGACTTCAAGCGGAACAAGGTCGACGTTCCCGCCATCGTCGAGCGGCTGGAGTATGACCCGAACCGCACCGCGTTCATCGCGCTGATCAAGTATCAGGATGGCGAGCAGGCTTACATCCTGGCGCCGCAGCGTCTGGCTGCGGGCGACACGGTGGTTGCCGGCAACTATGTCGACGTGAAGCCCGGCAATGTCATGCCGCTCGGCAACATGCCGGTCGGCACCATCGTCCACAACATCGAGATGAAGATCGGGAAGGGTGGCCAGATCGCCCGTTCCGCCGGCACCTACGCCCAGATCGTCGGCCGCGACCAGGAATACGTCATTCTGCGCCTGAACTCGGGCGAACAGCGCCTGGTGCACGGCCGTTGCCGCGGCACCATCGGTGCGGTGTCGAACCCCGATCACATGAACATTTCGATCGGCAAGGCCGGCCGCACCCGCTGGCTGGGCTGGCGTCCGCATAACCGCGGCGTCGTCATGAACCCGATCGACCATCCGCACGGCGGCGGCGAAGGCCGCACCTCGGGCGGCCGCCACCCGGTTACGCCGTGGGGCAAGCCGACCAAGGGCAAGAAGACCCGTTCGAATAAGTCGACCAATCGATTCATCCTCCTAAGCCGCCACAAGCGGAAGAAGTAAGGAACGCCGGACATGGTTCGTTCAGTCTGGAAAGGCCCGTTCGTCGAAGCCTCTCTGCTCAAGAAGGCAGATGCTGCGCGCGCGTCCGGCCGTCACGACGTCATCAAGATCTGGAGCCGCCGCTCGACCATCCTGCCGCAATTCGTCGGCCTGGTGTTCGGCGTCTACAACGGCCAGAAGCACGTGCCGGTCTCGGTCAACGAGGAAATGGTGGGTCACAAGTTCGGCGAGTTCTCGCCGACCCGTACCTTCCATGGCCACTCGGGCGACAAGAAAGCCAAGAAGGCTTGAGGAATAGACGATGAGCAAACCAAAGCGCGAACGTAGCCTCGCGGACAACGAGGCCAAGGCAGTCGCCCGGATGCTGCGCGTCAGCCCGCAGAAGCTCAATCTTGTCGCGCAATTGATCCGCGGCCGGAAGGCGTCTGCTGCGCTCGCCGACCTGCAGTTCTCGCGCAAGCGGATCGCGGTCGACGTCAAGAAGTGCCTGGAATCGGCGATCGCGAACGCCGAGAATAACCATGACCTCGAGGTCGACGATCTCGTCGTCGCCGAGGCCCATGTCGGCAACGGCATCGTCATGAAGCGTTTTTCGCCCCGCGGCCGTGGCCGTTCGGGCCGTATCTATAAACCGTTCTCGCACCTGACCATCGTGGTTCGTCAGGTCGAGGCCGAGGCAAGCGCTTAAAGCGGCGCGGGAGAAAACGATGGGTCAAAAGATCAATCCAATCGGACTGCGTCTCGGCATCAACCGCACGTGGGATTCGCGCTGGTTCGCCGGCAAGAACGAATACGGCAAGCTCTTGCACGAAGACGTCAAGATCCGCGAGATCCTGCACAAGGAGCTCAAGCAGGCGGCCGTCGCCCGCATCGTGATCGAGCGTCCGCACAAGAAGTGCCGCGTGACGATCCACTCGGCGCGTCCGGGCGTCGTGATCGGCAAGAAGGGAGCCGACATCGACAAGCTGCGCAAGCGGGTTGCCGACATCACGGCTTCCGACGTCGTCATCAACATCGTCGAAATCCGTAAGCCCGAACTCGACGCCACCCTGGTTGCCGAGTCGATTGCGCAGCAGCTCGAGCGCCGCGTCGCATTCCGCCGCGCCATGAAGCGGGCGGTGCAATCGGCGATGCGTCTTGGCGCCGAAGGCATCCGCATCAACTGCTCGGGCCGTCTCGGCGGCGCCGAAATCGCGCGCATGGAGTGGTATCGCGAGGGCCGCGTGCCGCTGCACACGCTGCGCGCCGACGTCGATTACGGCGTGGCGACGGCGTTCACCACGTTCGGTACCTGCGGCGTCAAGGTCTGGATCTTCAAGGGCGAGATCCTCGAGCACGATCCGATGGCCCAGGACAAGAAGATGGCCGAAGGCGATACCGCGCGTCCGCGCCGCGACACCGCCGCAGCGTGAGACATTAGGAAAGTTTGAGGGCTCAAAGCCATGATGCAACCAAAGAAAACGAAGTTCCGGAAGGCGCATAAGGGCCGTATCCACGGCGTTGCGACTTCGGGTGCGACGTTGTCGTTCGGCCAGTTCGGCCTGAAGGCGATGGCGCCCGAGCGCGTCACTGCCCGCCAGATCGAAGCCGCGCGCCGCGCGCTGACCCGCCACATGAAGCGCGCCGGCCGCGTCTGGATCCGCGTATTCCCGGACGTGCCGGTGTCGAAGAAGCCCGCCGAAGTCCGCATGGGCTCCGGCAAGGGCACGCCGGAATTGTGGGTGGCGCGGGTCAAGCCCGGCCGGGTGATTTTCGAGATCGACGGCGTCAACGTGCAGACCGCGAAGGAAGCGCTGACGCTCGCCGCCGCCAAGCTGCCGATCAAGACGCGCTTCGTCGCGCGCATTGCGGAGTAACACTCATGGCCCCGATGAAAGTTGAAGACATCCGCACGATGAGCGACGACCAGAGGGAGGATGCCGTCCTCAATCTGAAGAAGGAACGCTTCAACCTGCGTTTCCAGCGCGCCACCGGGCAGTTGGAAAACACCTCGCGGCTGCGCGAAGCCCGCCGCGATATCGCCCGCATCAAGACCATCGCCGCGCAGGTTCGCGCGAAGAAGAAGTAAGAGGCCGTATTATGCCGAAACGTACCCTTCAGGGCGTGGTCGTGAGCGACAAGCAAGCCAAGACGGTGGTGGTGCGCGTCGATCGCCGCTTCACCCATCCGATCTACAAGAAGACGATCCGCCGCTCCAAGAACTACCACGCGCATGACGAGAACAACGAGTTCAAGCCGGGCGACATGGTGTGGATCGAGGAAAGCAAGCCGATCTCGAAGTTGAAGCGCTGGACCGTGGTCCGGGGCGAACAGAAGAAAACGGCCTGATAACTTCGGTTTAGCCGAGGGAATTCAGGGAAATTTTGAGCGCGCTAAAGCGCAGAAAGAGGACGAGGTGCATCAATGATTCAGATGCAGACCAACCTCGACGTGGCCGACAATTCAGGCGCACGCCGTGTCATGTGCATCAAGGTGCTGGGGGGCTCCAAGCGCCGCTATGCCACCGTGGGCGACGTTATCGTCGTGTCGATCAAGGAAGCGATTCCGCGCGGCAAGGTGAAGAAGGGCGACGTGATGAAGGCCGTCGTGGTGCGGGTCCGCAAGGACATCCGCCGCGCCGACGGTTCGGTCATCCGCTTCGACCGCAACGCCGCCGTCTTGATCAACAACCAGTCGGAGCCGGTCGGCACCCGTATCTTCGGGCCGGTGCCGCGCGAGCTTCGCGCCAAGAACCACATGAAAATCATCTCGCTTGCGCCGGAGGTGCTGTGATGGCCGCCAAGATCCGGAAAGGTGACAAGGTCATGGTGATGACCGGTCGCGACAAGGGTCGCACCGGCGAAGTATTCGAGGTCCGCCCCGCCGAGAACAAGGCGCTGGTGCGCGGCGTCAACATGGTGAAGCGTCACCAGAAGCAGACCCAGAACCAGGAAGGCGGCATCATCTCCAAGGAGTCGCCGATCCACCTGTCCAACCTTGCCTATGTCGGCAAGGACGGAAAGCCGACCCGCGTCGGCTTCAAGATTCAGGCCGATGGCAAGAAGGTACGCATTGCCAAGAGCTCGGGAGCAGAGATCGATGGCTGATACCGCTTACGTGCCGCGCCTGCGCGCGGAGTACGACAAGAGCATTCGCGGCAAGCTGACCGAACAGTTCGGCTATGCCAACGTCATGCAGGTGCCGCGGCTGGACAAGGTCGTGCTCAACATGGGCGTCGGCGATGCTGTTAACGACCGCAAAAAGGCCGAGACCGCGGCTGCCGAACTGACGCTGATCGCCGGCCAGAAGGCAATCGTGACCTATTCGCGGATCGCGATCGCGACCTTCAAGCTGCGCGAGAACCAGCCGATCGGCTGCAAGGTCACGCTGCGCAAGGCCAAGATGTACGAGTTCATCGATCGCCTGGTGAACGTGGCGCTGCCGCGCGTGCGTGACTTCCGTGGTCTCAATCCGAAGAGCTTCGACGGCCGCGGCAACTACTCGCTCGGCCTCAAGGAGCACATCATTTTCCCCGAAATCGATTTCGACAAGGTTTCGGAAGCCCGCGGCATGGACATCACGGTCTGCACCACGGCGAAGACCGACGACGAGGCGCGCGCCTTGTTGACCGCATTCAATTTCCCGTTCCGGCAGTGAGACGCAGCTAAGCCTCTCAAACGCGGAAACCCAGGAGCCAAGCATGGCAAAGAAGAGTTCGATCGAGAAGAACAACCGGCGCAAGCGGATGGCCAAGAACGCCGCGCCTGCGCGCGCGAAGCTGAAGGCGATCATCGCCGACAAGACCAAGCCGATGGAAGAGCGGTTCGCGGCGACGCTGAAGCTCGCCCAGATGCCGCGCAACTCGTCGACCACGCGGATTCGCAACCGCTGCGAACTGACCGGCCGCCCGCGCTCGAACTACCGCAAGAACAAGCTTTCCCGCATCGCGCTGCGTGAACTCGGCTCCAAGGGCCTGGTTCCCGGGCTCGTGAAGTCGAGCTGGTAAGGAGGGTCGTCACGATGTCAACGCACGATCCGATCTCCGATCTCATCACCCGCATCCGCAACGCGCAGATGCGTTCGAAGTCCAAGGTCTCGACCCCGGGCTCGAAGATGCGCGCCAGCGTGCTCGAAGTGCTGAAGGCCGAGGGCTACATCCGCGGCTATGCCAGCGTGGAGCATGCTTCGGGCCGGAGCGAACTCGAGATCGAATTGAAGTATTTCGACGGCGAGCCCGTCATTCGCGAGATCGAGCGGGTCTCGAAGCCGGGCCGTCGGGTTTACGCCTCGGTGAAGAACCTGCCGCGCGTGAACAACGGTCTCGGCATTTCGGTGTTGTCGACGCCGAAGGGAATCATGGCCGACCACGCCGCGCGAGACGCGAATGTGGGCGGCGAAGTTCTCTTCACGGTGTTCTGAGGAAGGATTTTTAGCCATGTCACGTGTTGGCAAACGGCCTGTGGCGATCCCGTCCGGTGTGACGGCGACCGTCGAGGGACAGACCGTCAAGGTGAAGGGGCCGAAGGGCCAGCTTCAGTTCGTCGTGCATGACGACGTCGAGGTGAAGTCCGAAAGCGGGGCGATCAAGGTCGCGCCGAAGTTCAAGACCAACCGTGCGCAGGCCATGTATGGCACCGCGCGCGCGCAGGTGGCGAACCTGGTCGAGGGCGTCACCAAGGGTTTTGAGAAGAAGCTCGAGATCACCGGCGTCGGCTATCGCGCCGCGATGCAGGGCAAGAACCTGCAGCTCGCGCTCGGCTACAGCCACGACGTGGTCTATGCGATCCCGGAAGGCATCACCATCGCGGTGCCGAAGCCGACCGAGATCACGATCTCGGGCACCGATTCCCAGCGCGTCGGTCAGGTCGCCGCCGAGATCCGCGCCTACCGTCCGCCGGAGCCCTACAAGGGCAAGGGCGTGAAGTACGCCAACGAATTCATCTTCCGCAAGGAAGGCAAGAAGAAGTAACGGAGCCGGTCATGTCACTCAAGGTTACGAATGCCCGGCGCAAGCAGCGAGTGCGCAACTCGCTGCGCCGGTCCGCCAATGGACGCCCGCGTCTGTCGGTGTTCCGTTCGTCGAAGCACATCTACGCCCAGGTCATCGACGACCTGAAGGGCGAGACGCTGGCTTCCGCCTCGTCGCTGGAAAAGACCATGCGCGAGGCCGGCAACACCGGCGCCAACATCGATGCGGCCAAGGCCGTCGGCAAGCTGCTGGCGGAACGCGCCGTGAAGAACGGCGTCAAGGAAGTGGTGTTCGATCGCGGTCAGTATCTCTACCACGGGCGCGTCAAGGCGCTCGCGGACGCCGCTCGCGAAAGCGGACTGAGCTTCTAACGAAACGGTTTTGGATAATTACGAGGACAGGGGCTTTCTTCCCCTAAAGATTGGAAAACACCATGGCAGGTGAACGCGAACGCGGCGGACGCGAACGGAGCAGGGATCGCGAGGAGCGCGACAGCGAGTTCGTCGACAAGCTCGTCCACATCAATCGCGTGGCGAAGGTCGTCAAGGGCGGCAAGCGCTTCGGCTTTGCGGCGCTGGTTGTAATCGGCGACCAGAAGGGCCGCGTCGGTTTCGGCCACGGCAAGGCGCGCGAAGTGCCCGAGGCGATCCGCAAGGCGACCGAGTCGGCCAAGCGCAATTTGACCCGCGTGGCGCTGCGCGAAGGCCGCACGCTGCATCACGACATTGCCGGCCGTCACGGCGCCGGCCGCGTCTACCTGCGCGCCGCTCCGGCCGGTACCGGCATCATCGCCGGCGGCCCGATGCGCGCGGTGTTCGAGACGCTCGGAATCCAGGACGTGGTGGCGAAGTCGATCGGCTCGTCGAATCCCTACAACATGGTTCGCGCGACCTTCGACGCGCTGAAGCATCAGGATTCGCCGCGTTCGGTTGCGGCGCGCCGCAACATCAAGGTGTCCACGCTGCAATCGCGCCGTGTCGGCGGCGACGCCGAAGCGGTGGCTGAATAACCGGCGCGAACTTTAAGCGCTATTTGGAGTTAAGACGATGGCCAAGGCCGCAAAGACGATCAAGGTCGAGCAGACCGGCAGCGCGATCCGCCGCCACCACTCGCAGCGTTCGACGCTGATCGGCCTCAAGCTCAACAAGATCGGCCGGGTAGCCGAGCTTCAGGATACGCCTGAGGTTCGCGGCATGATCAGCAAGGTTCAGCATCTCGTCCGCATCGTCGGCGAGCAGTAAGAAAGCAAGGAGACAGGGCGATGAAGCTCAGCGATATCGCCGACAACGCCGGCTCGCGCAAAAAGCGCATGCGCGTCGGCCGTGGGATCGGTTCCGGCAAGGGCAAGACTTCGGGCCGCGGCGGCAAGGGCCAGACCGCGCGTTCGGGCGTGCGCATCAAGGGTTTCGAGGGCGGCCAGATGCCGCTGCATCGCCGCCTGCCGAAGCGTGGCTTCAACAACATTTTTCGGCTCGACTTTGCCGAGATCAATCTCGACCGGCTGCAGGAGGCGATCGATGCCAAGCTGGTCGACACCAAGGAAACCATTACCGCGGAATCGCTGGTCAAGGCCGGCGTGATCCGTCGCGTGAAGGACGGCGTGCGGCTGCTCGGCCGCGGCGAACTCAAGTCCAAGCTCGCGATCGAGGTGCACGGCGCCTCGAAATCCGCGGTTGCGGCGGTCGAGAAGGCCGGCGGCACGGTGAAGATCCTGGCCCCAGCCAAGAAGGAAGAAGGCGAGGCGGCGTAAAATCTGCGTCATCGCCCGCTGACCGCGGGCGTTACGCACGATAGGATGATGGACTTATCGAAGCCGAGCACCAAATAATGTCCGGCGTCTGCCGGTCGCCCGTTATCGGAGCGACGGCGCGAGGGCGGCGGGAGAAAGCCTGAACATGGTCTCAGCAGCAGAACAACTTGCGGCAAACCTCAATTTCGGCGCTTTGGCCAAAGCCGACGAACTGAAGAAGCGCATCTGGTTTACGCTGGGTGCGCTGCTTGTTTATCGGCTCGGTACCTATATCCCGCTGCCCGGCATCGATCCCGCGGCCTGGGAGCAGGTATTCAAGTCGCAGGCCGGCGGCATTCTCGGCATGTTCAACATGTTCGCCGGCGGCGGCATCAACCGCATGGCGATCTTCGCGCTGAACATCATGCCGTACATCTCGGCATCGATCATTATCCAGCTCCTGACGACGGTATCGCCCAAGCTCGAAGCCTTGAAAAAGGAAGGCGAGGCGGGCCGCAAGACGCTGAACCAGTATACCCGCTACCTCACGGTGATTCTGGCAACATTCCAGGCCTACGGCATCGCCGTCGGCCTCCAGGGCGCCGGCAATGTTGTCAGCGAACCCGGGCTGTTCTTCCTGATTTCCACCACGGTCACGCTGACCGGCGGCACCATGTTCCTGATGTGGCTCGGCGAGCAGATCACCTCGCGCGGCATCGGCAACGGTATTTCGCTGATCATCCTGGCCGGCATCGTTGCCGAGCTGCCGTCTGCTCTCGCCAATATGCTGGAACTGGGACGCCAGGGCGCGCTGTCGACTGGCCTGATCCTGCTCGTGATCGTGATGGCGGTCGTCGTGATCGCCTTCATCGTGTTCATGGAGCGCGCGCAGCGCAGGCTTCTGATCCAGTATCCGAAGCGGCAGGTCGGCAACAAGATGTTCGAGGGCCAGTCCTCGCATCTGCCGCTCAAGCTCAACACCTCGGGCGTGATCCCGCCGATCTTCGCCTCGTCGCTGTTGCTGCTGCCCGCGACCGTTGCAAACTTCAACGCCGGCCAGGGCCCGGAATGGTTCCAGTGGCTCAACACCCAGCTCAGCCACGGCCGTCCGCTGTTCCTGATCCTCTATCTGGGCCTGATCGTGTTCTTCGCGTTCTTCTACACCGCGATCGTGTTCAACCCGACCGAGACCGCAGACAATCTGAAGAAGCATGGCGGCTTCATACCCGGCATTCGTCCGGGCGAACGCACAGCCGAGTATATCGATTACGTGCTGTCGCGCGTCACGGTGCTGGGCGCGATCTATCTGGCGATCGTCTGTCTGATTCCCGAAATCCTGATTTCCTACGCCTCGGTGCCGTTCTATTTCGGCGGAACCTCGCTTCTGATCGTCGTCAGCGTAACCATGGATACAGTGGCGCAGGTGCAGGGTTATCTGTTGGCCCATCAGTATGAGGGGCTGATCCGGAAATCCAAGCTGAGGGGCCGCCGCCGCTGATTTCGCGGACAGGCGTGGTCTGAAATTCAAGACAAGGTGTGCGGCGATTCGCTCACCAAGCCGGGGGGCGAATAGTCATGAGATTGATCCTTTTGGGTCCGCCGGGCGCGGGCAAGGGGACCCAGGCACAGCGGCTGGTCCAGAAGTACGGCATCGTGCAGCTCTCGACCGGCGAAATGCTGCGTGCTGCGGTAGCCGCCGAAACGCCGGTCGGCCTGCAGGCCAAGGACATCATGGCGAGCGGTGCGCTGGTGCCGGATGAGATCGTGATCGGGATTATCTCCGACCGTCTCGATCAGCCCGACATGAAGAAGGGTTTCATTCTCGACGGCTTTCCGCGCACGGTGCCGCAGGCCGCTGCCCTCGACGAGCTCCTGAAGAAGAAGCACATCAAACTCGACGCCGTGATTGAACTGCGCGTCAACGAGAGCGCGCTTCTGAATCGCGTCGAGACGCGGGTTGCCGAGATGCAGGCCCGCGGCGAGGAAGTGCGAATCGACGACACCCCCGAAGTGCTGTCGAAGCGGCTGGCGAGCTACCGTTCGATGACCGAGCCGCTGATCCACTATTATTCCGAGCGTCGGAAGCTCGCTACCGTCGACGGCATGATGACCATCGAGCAGGTCACGCGGGAGATTAACCGGATCCTGTCCGCCGTCGGTGCGGTGGAACCCAAGGCCGCCAGGTCCGCGGCGCCGGCCAGGAAGGCCAGGGCGGGCACCAGCAAGAGCGCGAAGCCGGCGGGTAAAAAAGCTGCCAAAACCGCCGGGAAGGCGGCCAAATCGGCTGGAAAGGCTAAGAAAGCGGCCTCCAAGAGGGCTCTGAAGGCGACCCGCACCGCCGCGTCGGCTGCCAAAGGGGCTGCCAGGGGACGGGCGGCCGGCAAGGCCAAAAAGACCGCCAAGAACACCGTCCGCAAGGCTGCCAAAAAGGTCACGAAAAAGCGAGCTAAGCGATAGAGACGGTTGACGAAACCGAGTTGAATCCTTAATAAGCCCCGCATCCAAGTCGGATAGTTTTTTGACGATGCCGGGCCCCGAAGAAGATGAGGGGAAGGGCGTCGTGTTCGCGTTTGCGGACGCCTGCCCGAGATAGCAAGAACTTTAGGCCGATCCATTAGGGATCGGCGACAGGAGAGAAGTCCGTGGCCCGTATAGCCGGCGTGAATATCCCGACCAACAAGCGCGTTCTGATCGCGCTCCAGTACATCCATGGCATCGGCCAGAAGAACGCGTCCGAGATCATGGAGAAGGTCAAGATCCCGACTGATCGTCGCGTCAGCCAGTTGAGCGACCAGGAAGTCCTGCAGATCCGCGAAGTCATCGACCGCGACTATCTCGTCGAGGGCGACCTTCGCCGCGAGACCGGCATCAACATCAAACGTCTGATGGACCTCGGCTGCTATCGCGGTCTGCGTCATCGCCGCGGACTTCCGGTGCGCGGTCAACGCACCCACACCAATGCGCGCACGCGCAAGGGCCCGGCCAAGTCAATCGCCGGCAAGAAGAAGTAATTCGGCGAATTGCGAATAGGGCATGGCGAATAGAAACCTATTCGCTGCTCGCCGTTCGCCACTCGCGTTTTTAGGTGTAGCCGCTGGCATTACGGCGGCGTTGAGATCACAGGAAAGGTTTTAGGTAATATGGGCAAGGAAGCCACCCGCGTCCGCCGTCGCGAACGCAAGAACATCGCCTCCGGCATCGCGCACGTGAATTCGTCCTTCAACAACACGACCATCACCATCACCGACGCGCAGGGCAACACCATTGCCTGGTCCTCGGCCGGCACGATGGGCTTCAAGGGCTCGCGCAAATCGACCCCCTATGCCGCGCAGGTCGCGGCCGAAGACGTTTCCAAGAAGGCGCAGGAACACGGCATGCGCACCCTGGAAGTGGAAGTTGCCGGCCCCGGTTCGGGCCGCGAATCGGCGCTTCGCGCGCTGCAGGCGGCGGGCTTCACCGTGACGTCGATCCGCGACGTGACGACGATCCCGCACAATGGTTGCCGTCCGCGCAAGCGCCGGCGCGTTTGATACTGGTCGCGCGCGGTTATGCCGCTCGCGATTGCTTTTGGAATTTTCCGCGGACTGACCCGCGATCTCCAACGCCAGTGATCTGAAGGCGGATCGACTGGCCGGTCTATTGACCCGAAGGGGTGACAAAGTGACGATCCAGAAAAATTGGCAAGAACTTATTCGACCGAACAAGCTGCAGGTAACGCCGGGCTCCGACGCGACCCGGTTTGCGACCGTCGTCGCCGAGCCGCTCGAGCGCGGTTTCGGCCAGACGCTCGGCAACGCGCTACGCCGCATCCTGTTGTCGTCGCTGCAGGGCGCCGCCGTGCAGTCGGTGCACATCGACGGCGTGCTGCACGAGTTCTCCTCGATCGCGGGCGTTCGCGAGGACGTCACCGACATCGTGCTCAACATCAAGGACATCTCGATCAAGATGCAGGGCGAAGGCCCCAAGCGCATGGTCGTGAAGAAGTCGGGTCCGGGCGTCGTCACCGCCGGAGACATCCAGACCGTCGGCGACATCGTGGTGCTCAATCCCGAGCTGCAGATCTGCACACTGGACGAGGGCGCTGAAATCCGCATGGAGTTCACGGTCGCCGCCGGCAAGGGCTACGTCGCCGCCGAGCGTAACCGGCCCGAGGATGCGCCGATCGGCCTGATTCCGGTCGACAGCCTGTTCTCGCCCGTGCGCAAGGTCTCCTACAAGGTCGAGAACACCCGTGAGGGCCAGATCCTCGACTACGACAAGCTGACCATGACGATCGAGACCAACGGCGCGATCTCGCCGGAGGACGCGGTGGCCTATGCCGCACGCATCCTGCAGGATCAGCTCAACGTGTTCGTGAACTTCGAAGAGCCGCGCAAGGAAGTCGCGCAGGAGATCATTCCCGATCTCGCCTTCAACCCGGCGTTCCTCAAGAAGGTCGACGAGCTCGAGCTGTCGGTGCGTTCGGCAAACTGCCTGAAGAACGACAACATCGTCTATATCGGCGACCTCGTGCAGAAGTCGGAAGCGGAAATGCTCCGCACCCCGAACTTCGGCCGCAAGTCGCTGAACGAGATCAAGGAAGTGCTGGCCCAGATGGGTCTGCATCTCGGCATGGAAGTGCCGGGCTGGCCGCCGGAGAACATCGACGAGCTCGCCAAGCGCTTCGAGGATCACTACTGATTTTCGTCATTCCGGACGTCGCGAAGCGGCGATCCGGAATCTCGAGGCTCCGGGTTCGTGCTCACGCGCGCCCCGGAATGACTTGGGCGAACGCAGGCAGCCCACCTGAGCAATATGTCCGACGAACCGTCGCGACGAAGACAAGTCAAGGAACAGATCAATGCGTCACGGCAAGGTTCATCGTAAACTTAACCGCACCGCCGAGCATCGCCGCGCGATGTTCGCCAACATGTGCGCCGCCCTGATCAAGCACGAGCAGATCGTCACCACGCTGCCGAAGGCCAAGGAATTGCGTCCGATCGTCGAGAAGCTCGTCACCCTCGGCAAGAAGGGTGGGCTCGCCATGCGCCGTCAGGCGATCTCAGAGATGCGCGACGTCGACCAGGTCAAGAAGCTGTTCGACACGCTGGCGCCCCGCTACAAGGACCGCCAGGGCGGCTACACCCGCATCATCAAGGCCGGCTTCCGCTACGGCGACAACGCGCCGATGGCCGTGATCGAATTCGTCGACCGCGACGTTGATGCCAAGGGCC
This genomic window contains:
- the rpmC gene encoding 50S ribosomal protein L29, with translation MAPMKVEDIRTMSDDQREDAVLNLKKERFNLRFQRATGQLENTSRLREARRDIARIKTIAAQVRAKKK
- the rplF gene encoding 50S ribosomal protein L6; translation: MSRVGKRPVAIPSGVTATVEGQTVKVKGPKGQLQFVVHDDVEVKSESGAIKVAPKFKTNRAQAMYGTARAQVANLVEGVTKGFEKKLEITGVGYRAAMQGKNLQLALGYSHDVVYAIPEGITIAVPKPTEITISGTDSQRVGQVAAEIRAYRPPEPYKGKGVKYANEFIFRKEGKKK
- the rpsE gene encoding 30S ribosomal protein S5 yields the protein MAGERERGGRERSRDREERDSEFVDKLVHINRVAKVVKGGKRFGFAALVVIGDQKGRVGFGHGKAREVPEAIRKATESAKRNLTRVALREGRTLHHDIAGRHGAGRVYLRAAPAGTGIIAGGPMRAVFETLGIQDVVAKSIGSSNPYNMVRATFDALKHQDSPRSVAARRNIKVSTLQSRRVGGDAEAVAE
- the rplV gene encoding 50S ribosomal protein L22, with amino-acid sequence MSKPKRERSLADNEAKAVARMLRVSPQKLNLVAQLIRGRKASAALADLQFSRKRIAVDVKKCLESAIANAENNHDLEVDDLVVAEAHVGNGIVMKRFSPRGRGRSGRIYKPFSHLTIVVRQVEAEASA
- the rplX gene encoding 50S ribosomal protein L24, whose product is MAAKIRKGDKVMVMTGRDKGRTGEVFEVRPAENKALVRGVNMVKRHQKQTQNQEGGIISKESPIHLSNLAYVGKDGKPTRVGFKIQADGKKVRIAKSSGAEIDG
- the rplN gene encoding 50S ribosomal protein L14; the encoded protein is MIQMQTNLDVADNSGARRVMCIKVLGGSKRRYATVGDVIVVSIKEAIPRGKVKKGDVMKAVVVRVRKDIRRADGSVIRFDRNAAVLINNQSEPVGTRIFGPVPRELRAKNHMKIISLAPEVL
- the rpsQ gene encoding 30S ribosomal protein S17, producing MPKRTLQGVVVSDKQAKTVVVRVDRRFTHPIYKKTIRRSKNYHAHDENNEFKPGDMVWIEESKPISKLKRWTVVRGEQKKTA
- the rplP gene encoding 50S ribosomal protein L16 gives rise to the protein MMQPKKTKFRKAHKGRIHGVATSGATLSFGQFGLKAMAPERVTARQIEAARRALTRHMKRAGRVWIRVFPDVPVSKKPAEVRMGSGKGTPELWVARVKPGRVIFEIDGVNVQTAKEALTLAAAKLPIKTRFVARIAE
- the rpsN gene encoding 30S ribosomal protein S14, yielding MAKKSSIEKNNRRKRMAKNAAPARAKLKAIIADKTKPMEERFAATLKLAQMPRNSSTTRIRNRCELTGRPRSNYRKNKLSRIALRELGSKGLVPGLVKSSW
- the rpsH gene encoding 30S ribosomal protein S8, with protein sequence MSTHDPISDLITRIRNAQMRSKSKVSTPGSKMRASVLEVLKAEGYIRGYASVEHASGRSELEIELKYFDGEPVIREIERVSKPGRRVYASVKNLPRVNNGLGISVLSTPKGIMADHAARDANVGGEVLFTVF
- the rpmD gene encoding 50S ribosomal protein L30 encodes the protein MAKAAKTIKVEQTGSAIRRHHSQRSTLIGLKLNKIGRVAELQDTPEVRGMISKVQHLVRIVGEQ
- the rplE gene encoding 50S ribosomal protein L5, translated to MADTAYVPRLRAEYDKSIRGKLTEQFGYANVMQVPRLDKVVLNMGVGDAVNDRKKAETAAAELTLIAGQKAIVTYSRIAIATFKLRENQPIGCKVTLRKAKMYEFIDRLVNVALPRVRDFRGLNPKSFDGRGNYSLGLKEHIIFPEIDFDKVSEARGMDITVCTTAKTDDEARALLTAFNFPFRQ
- the rpsC gene encoding 30S ribosomal protein S3, whose amino-acid sequence is MGQKINPIGLRLGINRTWDSRWFAGKNEYGKLLHEDVKIREILHKELKQAAVARIVIERPHKKCRVTIHSARPGVVIGKKGADIDKLRKRVADITASDVVINIVEIRKPELDATLVAESIAQQLERRVAFRRAMKRAVQSAMRLGAEGIRINCSGRLGGAEIARMEWYREGRVPLHTLRADVDYGVATAFTTFGTCGVKVWIFKGEILEHDPMAQDKKMAEGDTARPRRDTAAA
- the rplB gene encoding 50S ribosomal protein L2, yielding MALKTYNPTTPGQRQLVMVDRSALYKGKPVKALTEGKLGNGGRNNTGRITVRFRGGGHKKAYRLVDFKRNKVDVPAIVERLEYDPNRTAFIALIKYQDGEQAYILAPQRLAAGDTVVAGNYVDVKPGNVMPLGNMPVGTIVHNIEMKIGKGGQIARSAGTYAQIVGRDQEYVILRLNSGEQRLVHGRCRGTIGAVSNPDHMNISIGKAGRTRWLGWRPHNRGVVMNPIDHPHGGGEGRTSGGRHPVTPWGKPTKGKKTRSNKSTNRFILLSRHKRKK
- the rpsS gene encoding 30S ribosomal protein S19; this encodes MVRSVWKGPFVEASLLKKADAARASGRHDVIKIWSRRSTILPQFVGLVFGVYNGQKHVPVSVNEEMVGHKFGEFSPTRTFHGHSGDKKAKKA
- the rplR gene encoding 50S ribosomal protein L18; protein product: MSLKVTNARRKQRVRNSLRRSANGRPRLSVFRSSKHIYAQVIDDLKGETLASASSLEKTMREAGNTGANIDAAKAVGKLLAERAVKNGVKEVVFDRGQYLYHGRVKALADAARESGLSF